From a single Triplophysa rosa linkage group LG17, Trosa_1v2, whole genome shotgun sequence genomic region:
- the LOC130568299 gene encoding putative ferric-chelate reductase 1 translates to MYPGGLLSFFFGCTMLQLIRCYSDGTLLEEECQGMNINHGKPPQDGESPFTVKPENKTFNDSEVGQTLTVQLSANSSPFIGFMLEAFKCEECKPAGTFSLTDPSNTVLLSCDGQPNRHRQLADCGPDPDLCFVSSGPRDI, encoded by the exons ATGTATCCTGGCggtcttctttcttttttttttggctGTACCATGTTGCAGTTGATTCGCTGTTACAGTGATGGAACTTTGTTGGAAGAAGAATGTCAAGGGATGAACATCAACCACGGAAAGCCGCCACAAGACGGAGAATCGCCGTTTACCGTCAAACCAGAGAATAAAACCTTCAATGATTCAGAAGTGGGACAAACCCTTACCG TGCAACTTTCGGCTAATTCATCTCCGTTTATTGGCTTCATGTTGGAGGCTTTTAAGTGTGAGGAGTGTAAACCTGCTGGTACTTTTAGTCTCACTGACCCGAGCAATACTGTCCTCCTGTCCTGTGATGGTCAACCT aacAGGCATCGTCAACTGGCGGACTGCGggccggatccggacctttgcttcgtttcatccggaccgcgagacatttaa